The Perca fluviatilis chromosome 2, GENO_Pfluv_1.0, whole genome shotgun sequence genome includes a region encoding these proteins:
- the srsf1a gene encoding serine/arginine-rich splicing factor 1A — translation MSGVVRGPAGNNDCRIYVGNLPPDIRTKDVEDVFYKYGTIRDIDLKNRRGGPPFAFIEFEDPRDADDAVYGRDGYDYDGYRLRVEFPRSGRGSRGGFGGIGGAPRGRYGPPSRRSEYRVIVSGLPQSGSWQDLKDHMREAGDVCYADVFRDGTGVVEFVRKEDMTYAVRKLDNTKFRSHEGETAYIRVKLDGPRSPSYGRSRSRSRGSRSRSRSRSASRSRSNSRGRGRGSPRYSPRHSRSRSRS, via the exons ATGTCGGGTGTTGTGCGAGGCCCCGCTGGGAACAACGACTGCCGGATATATGTGGGAAATCTTCCTCCTGATATTCGCACAAAAGACGTGGAAGACGTGTTCTACAAATACGGGACAATTCGAGATATCGATCTGAAGAACCGGAGAGGGGGGCCGCCGTTCGCCTTCATTGAATTCGAGGACCCCAG GGACGCAGATGATGCGGTCTATGGGCGGGATGGTTATGATTATGACGGCTACAGGCTGCGTGTGGAGTTTCCTCGGAGCGGTAGGGGCTCGAGAGGAGGGTTCGGTGGGATCGGTGGAGCTCCCAGGGGCAGATATGGGCCCCCATCCAGACGCTCCGAGTACAGGGTCATTGTGTCGG GACTCCCTCAGAGCGGCAGCTGGCAGGACCTGAAGGACCACATGCGTGAAGCAGGCGACGTTTGCTACGCTGACGTTTTCAGAGACGGAACCGGAGTTGTAGAATTTGTGCGCAAAGAAGACATGACCTATGCCGTCCGAAAGCTGGACAACACCAAATTCCGCTCGCATGAG GGAGAGACTGCTTACATTCGTGTGAAATTAGACGGTCCCCGCAGCCCAAGTTACGGAAGATCACGCTCCCGCAGCCGTGGCAGTCGGAGCAGGAGCCGCAGTCGCAGCGCCAGCCGCAGTCGAAGCAATTCCCGGGGCCGTGGCAGAGGATCGCCCCGCTACTCGCCTCGTCACAGCCGCTCTCGATCCCGTTCTTAA
- the dynll2a gene encoding dynein, light chain, LC8-type 2a, with the protein MTDRKAVIKNADMSEDMQQDAVDCATQAMEKYNIEKDIAAYIKKEFDKKYNPTWHCIVGRNFGSYVTHETKHFIYFYLGQVAILLFKSG; encoded by the exons ATGACTGACAGGAAAGCTGTGATCAAGAACGCAGACATGTCCGAGGACATGCAGCAGGACGCGGTGGACTGTGCCACCCAGGCCATGGAGAAGTACAACATAGAGAAGGACATCGCAGCCTACATCAAGAAG GAGTTTGACAAGAAGTACAACCCCACCTGGCACTGCATCGTCGGGAGGAACTTCGGCAGCTACGTCACCCACGAGACAAAGCATTTCATTTACTTCTACTTGGGCCAAGTGGCTATATTGCTCTTCAAGTCTGGCTGA
- the rskra gene encoding ribosomal protein S6 kinase-related protein translates to MGSDISKRSKREGAAAQRRLSHGFLSDMGGSITHRLGHSVVYSGPVGKESRAPVPTLLLPPEDTETTHPASISVFLPEFPQRGLPGRDHFQILGFIAKGSYGPILKVKDITKEKTYAVKVLPKSDILKHGVLEQSKEEVIIQRQIKHPFIHNLQDCWQTQRHLFIMCDYCSTGDLYTYWLLKGRFGEDVVRLFAAELGSALGFLHDLGIIHRDVKMDNILLSDQGHLRLSDFGLSRRLKRGGRAFTICGTIQYMAPEVLSGGPYNHAADWWSFGIMLFSLVTGEFPVPAEPDHSTMLNTVTEFPYVLPETFSSALILLLTELLCKNPLNRLRNLECFKMQAFFRGTSFDSLILQKMPVKVILELRTHPDWTSKATRGLSLDYFANFDCDKILHSPTSPTELSPTLANMDLSPATEQACKA, encoded by the exons ATGGGCAGCGACATCAGTAAACGCAGTAAG AGGGAGGGAGCAGCAGCTCAGCGTCGACTCAGTCATGGGTTCCTCTCAGACATGGGGGGCTCCATCACACACAGACTGGGACACTCAGTGGTGTATTCTGGGCCTGTGGGAAAGGAGAGCAGAGCGCCCGTCCCCACACTACTGCTGCCtccagaggacacagagacgaCTCATCCAGCTTCcatctctgtctttctgcctgAGTTCCCACAGCGTGGACTTCCTGGACGAGACCACTTCCAG ATCCTGGGCTTCATAGCCAAAGGCTCATATGGACCCATCCTGAAAGTGAAGGACATTACCAAAGAGAAGACCTATGCTGTTAAG GTTCTACCAAAGTCCGACATCTTGAAGCATGGAGTGCTGGAGCAGTCAAAAGAAGAAGTCATCATTCAG CGGCAGATCAAACACCCATTCATCCACAATCTGCAGGACTGCTGGCAGACACAGCGCCATCTCTTCATTA TGTGTGACTACTGCAGCACTGGAGACTTGTACACTTACTGGTTACTGAAGGGCCGGTTTGGGGAGGATGTGGTTCGGCTTTTTGCTGCAGAGCTGGGCAGTGCGCTGG GATTTCTGCATGACTTAGGGATCATACATAGAGATGTAAAG ATGGATAACATTCTTTTAAGTGATCAAG GCCACCTTCGTCTGTCTGATTTTGGACTCTCGCGGCGGCTGAAACGAGGAGGAAGGGCATTTACCATATGTGGGACCATCCAATACATGG CTCCTGAAGTTTTAAGTGGGGGTCCGTACAACCACGCTGCGGACTGGTGGTCTTTTGGCATTATGTTGTTCTCACTGGTGACAGGAGAG TTTCCAGTACCTGCAGAGCCGGACCACAGCACCATGTTGAACACGGTCACAGAGTTTCCTTATGTCCTACCTGAGACCTTCAGCTCTGCTCTGATCTTACTGCTCACCGAG CTTTTGTGCAAGAACCCACTGAACCGGCTTCGTAACCTGGAGTGTTTCAAGATGCAGGCCTTCTTTCGTGGCACTTCATTCGACTCTctcatccttcaaaagatgcctgtTAAAGTCATCCTGGAGCTCAGGACTCATCCTGATTGGACATCCAAAGCAACGAGAGGCCTTTCATTGGACTACTTTGCTAACTTTGACTGCGATAAAATCCTTCATTCTCCGACATCTCCCACTGAACTGTCTCCTACGTTGGCCAACATGGACCTGAGCCCAGCTACAGAGCAAGCTTGTAAAGCATAA
- the aldoca gene encoding fructose-bisphosphate aldolase C-A, with amino-acid sequence MTHQSPTLSEAQKRELHETALRIVSPGKGILAADESVGSMAKRLAQVGVENTEENRRQYRQILFSADDRINGCIGGVIFFHETLYQHTDNGVAFVKMIRDRGIMVGIKVDKGVVPLAGTCGETTTQGLDGLSERCAQYKKDGAVFAKWRCVLKISDTNPSKLAITENANVLARYSSICQQHGIVPVIEPEILPDGDHDLKRSQYITEKVLTAVYKAMSDHHVYLEGTILKPNMVTSGHSCPTKYSPEEVAMATVTALRRTVPPAVTGVAFLSGGQSEEEASVNLNAINNCPLAKPWILTFSFGRALQASALRAWRGHKENEKAATEQFIKRAEVNSLACQGKYPGGENYGEAGQRSYGSCHAY; translated from the exons ATGACGCACCAGTCCCCCACACTCTCCGAGGCGCAGAAGAGGGAGCTACATGAGACTGCTCTACGCATAGTTTCTCCAGGGAAGGGCATCCTGGCTGCAGACGAGTCTGTCG GCAGCATGGCTAAGCGGCTGGCTCAGGTCGGGGTGGAGAACACAGAGGAGAACCGCAGACAGTACCGGCAGATTCTCTTTAGTGCAGACGATCGCATCAACGGCTGCATTGGAGGGGTCATCTTCTTCCATGAGACGCTGTATCAGCACACTGATAACGGCGTAGCCTTTGTCAAGATGATCAGGGACAGGGGCATCATGGTCGGCATCAAG GTTGACAAGGGTGTCGTCCCCCTGGCAGGAACTTGTGGAGAAACCACCACACAGG GTCTGGATGGATTGTCGGAGCGCTGTGCGCAGTATAAAAAGGATGGAGCTGTCTTTGCAAAGTGGCGCTGTGTGCTTAAAATCAGTGACACCAATCCATCTAAACTGGCTATAACAGAAAATGCAAATGTTCTTGCACGCTACTCCAGTATCTGCCAGCAG CATGGCATCGTGCCCGTTATAGAGCCGGAGATTCTGCCTGATGGAGATCATGACCTGAAACGCAGCCAGTACATCACTGAGAAG GTACTGACTGCAGTGTACAAGGCCATGTCGGACCACCATGTGTACCTGGAAGGTACTATCCTCAAACCCAACATGGTTACCTCTGGACACAGCTGCCCCACCAAGTACAGCCCAGAGGAGGTTGCTATGGCAACTGTCACCGCCTTGCGCCGCACTGTCCCACCAGCTGTCACAG GAGTGGCTTTTCTCTCAGGCGGTCAGAGTGAAGAAGAGGCCTCTGTCAACCTCAATGCCATCAACAACTGCCCTCTGGCCAAACCCTGGATCCTAACGTTCTCCTTCGGCCGAGCCCTGCAGGCGTCTGCACTCAGAGCCTGGAGAGGACATAAAGAGAATGAGAAAGCCGCCACTGAGCAGTTCATCAAGAGAGCAGAG GTGAACAGTCTGGCATGTCAGGGGAAGTACCCTGGAGGAGAGAACTACGGCGAGGCTGGCCAGCGCAGCTATGGTTCCTGTCATGCATACTGA